In the genome of Fluviispira vulneris, one region contains:
- a CDS encoding DUF5522 domain-containing protein has product MNENENNLELIEGIDFYINENGYMVFTQFYHLKRGYCCDNGCKHCPYTEQPKVPLK; this is encoded by the coding sequence ATGAATGAAAATGAAAATAATCTGGAATTAATCGAAGGAATTGATTTTTATATCAACGAAAATGGCTACATGGTTTTTACTCAATTTTATCATTTAAAAAGAGGTTACTGCTGTGATAATGGATGTAAACATTGTCCTTATACCGAGCAACCTAAAGTACCATTAAAATAA